Below is a genomic region from Pseudomonas extremaustralis.
AGTGCCTCATCGACGGTCCAGGGCTCATCGAAGCCCGGTAGCAGTGGCAAGCCGTTGGGATAGAGCGCCTGCAAACAACTCAAGCGCTCGACGGCCACCCACAGACCGTTCTGCAAACGGTAGGCGCGTCCACCCTTGGCCAGAGCATTGAGCCACACGGCCCATTGCGGCGTGACCTCATGCTCGGCGATGCACGCCAGGCTCATCAACGCCTCGTGCATTTCATCCAACCCATGGGGCGCCGGCCAGGCTTCTTCGCGCACGCCGGCGATAGCCTCGGCGTCCAGCGCACCGAGGTCGTCGGTGCTGTGCGGGTCGCTCCAGCGCCGGTTGAGCACGGCCTGGGTGCGACGTTCTTCCAGCGGCGCATCGTCGAGAAAGGTGTAGGGGCGCGCGTTGAGAATCTCGGCGGCCATGGGCGAGGGCGCGGGCAGGTCGCGGCTGATCAGGCGCACTTCGCCGCGCTCCATGCGCCGCAGCAGGGCCAGCCAGGCGTCGCTGTCCATGGCTTCGTGCAGGCAGTCGTCGAGGGTTTGCTCCACCAGCGGGTGGTCAGGCACTTCGCGCTCGCCGGCGAGGTTTTCCAGGCAGGCGATCTGGTCGGGAAACACACTGGCGATCAGGTCTTCGCTCTTCATGCGCTGGATCTGCGGCGCCACTTTGCGCCCGCCGACATAGCGCGGCAACGCCAGGGCCACCCCGGCATTCCAGCGCCAGCGCACGCCGAACAGCGGCGCATCGAGCACGGCCTGGATCAGCAGATGTTCGGCGCTGGCGCTGTTGAGATAACGCCACACCTCGTCCAGCGCGAAACTGTGGCTGGTGGACAGCGACAGCACGATCGCGTTCTCGCTGGCCGCCGCTTGCAACTCGAAGTTGAAGGTGCGGCAAAAGCGCTTACGCAGCGCCAGGCCCCAGGCGCGGTTGAGACGGCTGCCGAAGGGCGTGTGGATGATCAATTGGGTGCCGCCGGACTCATCGAAAAAGCGCTCCATGATCAACGTGTCCTGGGACGGCAACGCGCTGAGGGCCAGACGCGTGCGCGCCAGGTAATCGACGATCTGTTCGGCGCTGGCGCGGTTCAGGCCCAGGGTGGCGGTGAGCCAGTCCTGGGCAGGTTGCAGGTCGCCGGGCGTGGCGCTGAGCAGGGCGTCCAGATGCCCCTGCAAGCGCGCCACGGCGGCCGACAATTCGTGGCTGCGCCCTGGTGCTTCGCCGAGCCAGAATGGAATGGTCGGTGGCTGGCCATGGGCGTCCTCGACCCGCACCTTGCCGGCTTCGACCCGCAGGATGCGGTAGGAGGTATTCCCCAGCTGGAAGATGTCCCCCGCGATGCTTTCCACCGCGAAGTCTTCGTTGACGCTGCCGATGTTCAGGCCCTGGGGTTCGAGCAACACGCTGTAGTCGGCGTTGTCGGGGATGGTACCGCCGCTGGTCACGGCGGTGAGCCGGGCACCACGGCGGCCGCGCAGGGTGCGGGTCAGCGCATCGCGGTGCAGGTAGGCGCTGCGGATGCCCTGGCGACCGTTATAGCCATCGGTGAGCATCTGCAACAGCGCCTGGAAGTGGTGTTCATCCAGCGCGGCATAGGGTGCGGCGCGGTGGATGAGCGCCAGCAGCGCCTGCTCCGACCATTCCTGGGCGCTGACTTCGGCGATGAGCTGCTGGGCCAGCACGTCCAGCGGGGCCACGGGAATATGCAGGGTGTCCAGTTCGCCCCGGCGCACGCAGTCGAGCAGGGCAGCGCATTCGATCAGGTCGTCGCGGGTGATGGCGAACAGGCGCCCCTTGGGTGTGCCGCCGACCTGATGCCCGGAGCGGCCGACCCGTTGCAGAAAACCGTTGATGGAACCGGGCGAGCCGATCTGGCACACGAGGTCGACCTCACCGATATCGATGCCCAGTTCCAGCGAGGCGGTGGCGATCAGCACTTGCAGCGCGCCGCCCTTGAGCCGTTGTTCGGCGTCCAGGCGCAGCTCTTTGGCCAGGCTGCCATGGTGGGCGGCCACGGCGGTCTTGCCCAGGCGCTCGCTCAAGTGCCGCGCCAAGCGTTCGGCCAGGCGCCGGGTGTTGACGAAAATCAGCGTGGTGCGGTGTTCGCGGGCGAGGGTGGCGAGGCGGTCGTAGACCAGTTCCCACACATCGTTGGCCATCACGGCTGAAAGCGGCACCGGCGGCACTTCGATGTCCAGGTCCCGGGGGCGGGCGTGGCCGATGTCGACGATGTCGCACGCTCGCCCGGTGCCGACCAGAAAGCGCGACACCGCTTCGATGGGTTTTTGCGTGGCCGACAAGCCGATACGGGTCAACGGCTCGGCGCACAAGCCTTGCAGGCGCTCCAGGCTCAGGGCCAGGTGGCTGCCGCGTTTGCTGGATGCGATGGCGTGGATCTCGTCGACGATCACCGTGCGCGTGCTCGCCAGCATCTGTCGGCCGGAGTCGGAGCCGAGCAGCACATAGAGCGATTCCGGCGTGGTCACGAGGATATGCGGCGGGCGCTTGCGCATCTGTGCGCGGTCTTTTTGCGGCGTGTCGCCGGTGCGCACGGCGGTGCGTATCGCCAAGGGCGGCAGGCCCAGTTGCTGCAAATGCTCGGTGATCCCGGCGAGCGGGGTTTGCAGGTTGATCTGGATGTCATTGGACAGCGCCTTGAGCGGCGACACATACACCACCAGGGTCTCGTCCGGCAGTTGCCCGTCGTGGGCCAGGCCCTGGCGGACCAGATCGTCCAGCACCGCCAGGAACGCGGTCAGTGTCTTGCCAGAGCCGGTGGGCGCGGCGATCAGGGTCGAGCGGCGCTGGCGGATCAGCGGCCATGCCTGGGCCTGGGCGTCTGTCACCGAAGGGAAGGTGCTGCGGAACCAGGTGCTGACGGCGGGGTGGAAGCCGTTCAATACCGTGTCCGTTGATTCAGGAAGGTTCATCGCTCTTATATGCAACCCATGAGGTCAAGTTGCAAGCCCCGCACTTTATCCGTGACGGTTGCGCTACAAACCCGCAAAATGCAACGATTCTGGCAAATGCAAACGGCAAGGCTCACGAGCTTGCCGACACTAACCATCGTTCCAAACAGACCGGGCCTGCTCAATCTATGCGAATGCGCCTTATGTTACTGGGCGGCGGGAATGCCCTCGGGCAGGCGCTGATTCGCCTCGGTGCGGAGGAAGACATTGGTTTCCTCGCCCCCAAACCGCCCACAGACGGCTGGGATGCCGCGAGCCTCACCCAATTGCTCGACGACACCCGTCCCGATGCATTGATCAACCTCGCCTACTATTTCGACTGGTTCCAGGCGGAGACCGTCAGCGAAACCCGACTGGCCGCCCAGGAATCCGCCATCGAACGCCTGGCCGAACTGTGTCAGCACCACGGCATCACGTTGCTGCAACCGTCCAGCTACCGCGTGTTCGATGGCTCCCGCGCCACCGCCTACAGCGAAAAGGACGAGCCGGTACCCCTGGGGCTGCGCGGCCAAGCGTTGTGGCGCATCGAGCAGAGCGTGCGCGCCACGTGCCCGCATCACATACTGTTGCGCTTTGGCTGGCTGCTCGATGACAGCGTCGATGGCACTCTCGGGCGCTTCCTGGCCCGGGCCGAACACCCGGATGAGTTGCTGATGGCGGATGACCGTCGCGGCAACCCGACACCGGTGGACGATGCCGCGCGGGTGATCATCTCGGTGCTCAAGCAACTCGATTGCGCGGCGCCGCTGTGGGGCACCTATCACTACGCCGGGCATGAGGCGACCACGCCGCTGGCCCTGGGCCAGGCGATCCTTACCGAAGCGCGCAGCTTCCATCCGCTGGCTGTCGAAGCACCGACGCCCCAGGCCCATGCGGCGCGGCCGGATGCCGGCGAGGAACCGCAACACGCGGTGCTGGCCTGCAAGAAAATCCTCCACACCTTCGGCATCAAGCCGCGGGCGTGGCGGGCGGGGTTGCCGGCGTTGCTGGATCGGTTCTACCGGCGCGGCTGATACTGCACAAAACACAAATGTGGAAGGGGGCTTGCTCCCGATAGCGGTGGGTCAGTCAACGAATCCGTTGACTGACACCGTGCTATCGGGAGCAAGCCCCCTCCCACACTGGGTGTTGCGGCGCGTGTGAACGATCGCTTAGAACTTGTAGCCGATACCGACCATGTACACGAATGGATCAACGTCCACATTGACCTTGGCGCGAGTGCCTTGGCCCAGAGCGTTGTTATCCACAGTGGCCGTGGTGCTGATGTCGATGTAACGTACCTGGCCGTTGATCATCCAGTTGTCGTTGATCATATAGTCGGCACCGACCTGCGCGGCCCAGCCCCAAGAGTTATCGGCCTTGAAGTTGCTGAAACCGTTTTGTTTCGCGGTGCCGCTGAGGCTCTCGTCATAGATCCAGGTGTAGTTGATACCGGCACCTACATACGGTTGGAACTTCGACGCGCTGTCCAGCGGGTAGTACACGACGCTCAGGGTTGGCGGCAGTTGTTTCAGGGAGCCGAGCTTACCGTTGGCTGCGCCCACGGAAGTGCCCTTGAGTTTCACGTCATGGGAGAACGGGGTGGCCGCCAGCAGTTCGATACCCCAGTGGCTGGTGAACATGTAAGCGAAGTTCAGACCCAGTTGCGTGTCGCTGCTCAAGGTCGCTTTGCCGCCCAGGTTGGCACCGGACAATGGACCCTGATCAACCTTGACGCTACCGCTGTCGGTGTTCGGGTTCACGGTAATTGCACCGGCACGCACCAGAATGTCACCGGCCTCATAAGCGTGGGCGATGGGGGCAGCGAGGGCGAGCGCGAAGAGGGATGCGCCGAGCAGGGACTTGTTCATGGGAGCTCCAGAGGACGTTTAAAAGTTGTACGTCCAATGGTAGAGATCGTTCCGTTAAGTCTTTTGACTCAGCTCAATGAAAGAGCGATCAGCGTTATTCGGGCAGTTCGTAGATGTAAATTTTCTCGGCATCCATCTGATAACCGGCGTCGGCCAGCTCGCTGGAGGACGGTTTGACCTGCATCTTCCCCTCGATCCAGTACGGCTGATACAGCTCATCGAGCTTCACCCCGACTTCGCTTTTCACGTGCACGATCTGGTTCGACGGCGGTGGCGGCACATGGATGCATGCGCCGAAATATGGCACCAGCAGAAACTCGATGGTGCGCCCAGACTCGCTGACTTCCAGCGGTACGATATAGCCCGGCAAACGGACGTGCTGGCCATCGAGGCTCTGGACTACGGGCGCGTGGGGCATCTCCTGCTTGGCCGCTGGCGCCGATTCCAGCGCACCCGCTATGCCCGACAGGTTGTGCAATGGCTGCATATTGGGCACTTCCGGCATGGCATCCGGCGGGATCAGTTCCGACCAAGTCAGTTCTTTAGGCGCCTGGGCGGCCCAGACGGGCGAGGCCGCCAGCAGCAACAGCGCAAACAGGGCACGACGCATTGAAGCCTTCCTCATAAACGTATGGACAGGCCATCGGCCAGAGATTGTCGATAGGCACGCCAGGCCGGCACGCAGCCCATCAACAGCGCGGCTGCGAGGATACCCGCCAGCAGCGTCCATTCATATTCGCTCGGCCATGACATCGGCAAGTCCAGGCCGTAATTGGCCTGCAGATACCCGCGCGACGCGGCGATGCACACATATAGCAGACCCACGCCGGCCACCACGCCGGACAGCGCCAGGGCGAACGCTTCGAAGATCAGCAGGGTTGCGATATGCCAGGGCCGCGCGCCCACCGACCGCAAGATCGCCATTTCGCGGCGGCGTTCGTTGAGGCTGGTGAGGATCGCCGTGAGCATGCCGATCAAGCCGGTCAGCACCACGAACAGCGAGATCACGAACAACGCTTTTTCGGCGGTGCCCATCATGCTCCACAGCTCTTGCAGGGCCACGCCGGGCAGGATCGCCAGCATCGGCTCGCCACGGAATTCATTGATCTCGCGTTGCAGGGCGAAGGTGGAAATCTTGTTGTTCAGGCCGAGCATGAAGGCGGTGATCGCTTGCGGCGTGAGGTCCATGTTGCGTGCCTGATCGGCACTGATGCGCCCTTTGCCCTGGGCCGGCACGCCGTTGTGCCAGTCGATGTGGATCGCTTCCATGCCGCCCAGGCTGATATGCAGCGTGCGGTCCACCGGGGTGCCGGTGCGTTTGAGGATACCGACCACGGTGAAGGGTTTGTCGTCGTGCTTGACCAGGCTGACCGCCGCCACGCCATGGGCCAGCACCAGCTTGTCGCCGAGCGTGTAGTGCAGCGCGTCAGCCACTTCGGCGCCGAGCACCACTTCGAACGGATCGGTGGCGAAGGCGCGGCCGCTGGCCAGTTCGAGGTTCTGCTTGCGGCCGTACTGGTAGTGCTCGAAGTACGACGCATTGGTGCCCATCACCCGGTAGCCGCGATGGGAGTCGCCGAGGGAAATCGGAATCGCCCATTTCACCTGGGGGTTGGCGGCGAAGTGCTCGTAGCTGTCCCAGCGGATGTTATTGGTGGCGTTGCCGATGCGGAACACCGAATACAGCAGCAGGTTCACCGAGCCGGAACGCGCGCCGACGATCAGGTCGGTGCCGCTGATGGTGCTGGCGAAACTGTTGCGTGCCTCGACGCGCACGCGTTCCACCGCCAGCAGCAGGCATACCGACAGGGCGATGGCGAAAGCGGTGAGGATCGCGGTAAAACGGCGGTTAGCCAGGCTGGCCATGGCTAGACGGAACAAATACATCTCAAACCTCTGCGGGCATGGCGGCGCGATTGAGTTCGGCCAGCGACAGGTGGCGGTCGAACAGCGGGGCCAGGCTCTGATCGTGGCTGACAAACAACAGGCTGGCGCCTGCTTCGCGGCATTCGGCGAACAACAGCTGAAGGAAGGCTTCGCGGGCGTCGTAGTCCAGGGCCGAGGTGGGTTCGTCGGCGATCACCAGTTCCGGTTGGCCGATCAACGCGCGGGCGGCGGCCACCCGTTGTTGTTGGCCGATGGACAGCGAGTCGGCACGTCGCTCCAGCAGGTCTTTGTCTTTCAAGCCCAGGTGCGCGAGCAAGGCGGCGGCGGCCTTGTCGACACTGCCGTGGCGTTGGGTCGCCCGTTGTGCGCGCACCTTGGAAAAGTGGCAGGGCAGCTCGACGTTCTCGCGCACCGACAGGAACGGCAGCAGGTTGAACTGCTGGAAGATATAGCCGGTGTGGTCGACGCGAAAACGATCACGGGCGCCGGCCGAGAGGTCGGTCAGTTCCTGACCGAGCAGGCGGATGCTGCCTCGGCTGGGTTTCTGCACGCCGCCGAGCAGGCCGAGCAAGGTGGTCTTGCCACTGCCGCTGGGGCCCTTGAGAAACAGGGTTTGCCCCGCTTCCAGGCGGAACGCGGGGATGTCCAGCAACTGTGGGTGACCGGGCCAGTTGAAGCCCAGGTCGGACAGTTCGATCAATGCATGGGTCATGTGAAATCAGAACTTCAGGGTGGCTGCGGTGGCGGAGGCGTCGACGCCTTGCTGGCCGCTTGGGCCGATCAGTTGTACCTGAATTTTCTGGGTGGCGGGGAAGGTCTTGAACACGTGGCTCAGGTCGAGGTTGCTCAGGGCCGTCGGCGTGGCGCAGGTGAACTGGTAGTGGGCGTGGATTTCGCTGTGGTCGTGATGATGCTCGTGGGCGCCGTCTTTGGCGTCGTGATCATCGTCGTCGTCATGATCGGCTTCCGGCTTGTCACCGAACAATGGGCTGTTGAGTTCCTGGGTGCTGACCACGCAACCGGCGGCCGTGGGCAGGTTGAACAGGGCGGCGGGGTTTTCCAGCTGTTTGCGCACGGCGGCGACCTTGGCTTTATCGGCGGCGGTGGTTGCCATGTGTTCGAAACCCACCAGGTTCATCGCCGGGCTGTCCAGTTCAAGCTCCAGGGCTTGGCCGTCGAGCACTGCATTGAGACGGCCAACGCCGTGTTCATGGGCGCCGAGGCTGGCATGTTCGTGATCGTGATCATGCTCGTCGGCGGCATGGGCGATAGCCAGTGGCAGCAGGGCAAACGGCAAAGCGAGCAACAGACGGCGCATGGACGGGCTCCAGAAAATGAAAGTTTTGTTATGTGATCTTATAACAATAGTTCGGCGAGTTTGACCGCCCGCTTGGCGTTGCGCAAGTCACATGGGAGCATGCCCGTCAGAAAAATGCGGGAGTAAGGACGATGTTGCGAATTCGTGGAACCGTCGGCGACCTGCCGGTGGACTTGACCCTGGAGCTGGATGAGGACGATTGGGCGCGACTCGGCGCGCGCTTGCAGGCCACGCCAGAGGCCAGTGTGGCCGTTGCGTCGGTTGCATCGGTCAAACCCAATGATGACCTGTGGCAGAGAGCCCAGGACCTGCTGCGCAACGCCGGTCAGCTCAGCGGGTTGGAACTGCTCGATCAGTTGGAAGGATTGGCCGGCGATGCCGCGGCGGCCAAGCGCCTGCTGGTGCGCCTGCGCCATAGTGCCCAGGTCAAGGTCAGCAGCGGCGCTGATACGCCGCTCTATACCTGGATCGCCCCCTTGTAGGAGCGAGCTTGCTCGCGAAGAACGCCAACGATAACGCGGACTGTCTGGAGGAGCGCGGCGCTCTCAGGTTTTTCGCGAGCAAGCTCGCTCCTACAGGGTGATCAGTACAGTGCGGCGAACAGCTTGCGGCGGTACACGGTCACCAGAGGGTGATCGTTGCCCAGCAGTTCGAACACCTGCAGCAAGGTCTTGTGCGGCAGGCCTTCGCTGTAGCTGCGGTTGCGGATGAACAGTTTGAGCAAGCCTTCCAGCGCTGCGTCGTACTGCTGGCGTGCCAGTTGCTGAATGGCCAACTGATAGGCCGCTTCATCGTCCTGCGGGTTTTGCGCCAGGCGGCTTTTCAACTCGGCGGCGTCCGGCAGATCGGCAGCCTGGCGCAGAAAGGTGATTTGCGCCTTGGCCCCGGCGAGCGCGGCCTTGTGCTCGTCGCTCTTGACCGCATCCAGCACGGTCTGGGCTTCACCCAATTCGCCGCGCTCGGCCAGGCAGCGTGCATACAGGATCAGCGCACCAGCGTTGGTGTTGTCCTCGCCCAGCAAGGCCACCAGCAGCGCTTCGGCCTCGCTGATGCGTCCCTCGGCAAACAACGCCTCGGCCTGCTTGAGCGGGTCTGCGGCAGCCGGTGGCGGCATCTGTACATGGGGCTCCAGCATCGCCCGCACCGCCGACTCCGGCTGCGCGCCGGCAAACCCGTCCACCGGTTGGCCATCCTTGAACAGCACCACGGTCGGCAGGCTGCGAATGCCAAACCGCGCCACGATGTCCTGTTCGGCCTCGCAATCGACCTTGGCCAGCAGCAACTCGCCCTGATAACTCTCGGCGATCTGCGCCAGCATTGGCATCAACGCCTTGCACGGCGCGCACCACTCGGCCCAGAAATCCACGAGCACGGGTTTGTGGAACGAATTCTCGATCACCGCCTGATCGAACGTGGCGGTGGTAGCGTCGAAGATGTACGGCGTGGGCTCACTCATGGGGCGTCTCGAATAAAGCGGGAATGGGGGCAACTATAAGGGCTGGCGCCGCGAATGGTACAGGCTCACCTTGCGAAACTCCCAAGGCTCGGCCAGGTCTGGCAGGGTCAGCGCGTCGAGTATCCCCAGGCGTCGATAGGCCGGGTGCTGGAAGTCCCGCACCCGCGAATCCGCCACCAGCGCTTCGCGGCCGCGACTGAGGAAGTGATCCAGCAACGGCAGGTTGGCGCGGTCATAGAGCACGTCGGCCACCAGGATCAGGTCGAAGCGGTCGGCTTCGGCGAAAAAGTCCGCCGAATATCCAAGCTCGACATCATTGAGCTCAGCATTCGCCCGGCAGGCCGCCAAGGCCAGCGGATCAAGGTCGCAGGCCACCACTTCCAGCGCGCCGGCCTTGACCGCGGCGATCCCCGCCACGCCGGAGCCGGCACCAAAGTCCAGCACGCGCTTGCCGGCGACCCACTGCGGGTTGGCCGCCAGGTAGCGTGCCAGCGCCAGGCCGCTGGCCCAGCAAAAGCTCCAGTAGGGCGGCTCATGCAGGATGCGTCGGGTTTCCTCGGGGCTGAAGGCGCGGTCCATGTTGTCGGCATCGAGCAACCACAACGACAGCGCGGTGTCCGGCAACGGGCAGGGCACCAGGTGCGCGTCGCCGATCAGTTCGCTCAGGGCGCGTTGCAGGGCCAGCGGTGGCGTCATGGGGCTTTGACGAGTTGCAGGGGGCCGGTGGTCTGGGTGATCGGCTGGGTGATGCGCACCGCCGGCAGATGCAGGATCAACTGGCCGGATTGGCTGGCGCGACCGCGCAATTCAACCCGCGCACCGGCCGGGAAGGCCTCGGGGTTGTAGCGCAGGCGGAAGGCCAGGGGCTTGCCGTTGCCGGTGAGCACGCTGCTGGCGAGCAATTGTTGTGGGCGCGAACGGTCGTCGATCACCAGCAGGGCCATCTCGACTTCGGCGCCGGCGGGCACGTTGCTCAGGCTGCCGTTGATTTCGCGCTGATAGGCCGGCAGCGGGCCGAGGTCTTCAAGGCCGGGGACTTTTTTCTCTTGTGCCGGTTGCGGTTGCGGCGTCGACGGTTTCGGGGCTGGGCTGCTGCAGGCGACCAGAAAACCGAACAAGGTGAGTAAAACAAGTGGTCGTAACTGCATGTACGGCTCCCAAAAGGACAATATCCGTGGCTTAAAAAACATGAAACATAATCGTCAGCCTATATACCGCAAAGGCTTTGGCTTGTCTTGCCACGGGGATGCGCTACCATGGCCCTCCCTTTTTTTGTTGCCTGCCACCATGCACTGTCCCTTCTGCGGTGCCAACGACACCAAGGTCATTGACTCGCGTCTGGTCGCCGAGGGCGATCAAGTGCGTCGCCGGCGCGAATGCCTGGCCTGCGGTGAACGTTTCACCACCTTCGAAACCGCCGAACTGGTGTTGCCGCGCCTGATCAAATCCGACGGCAGCCGCCAGCCTTTCGATGAAGACAAACTGCGCGCCGGTATGCAGCGCGCCCTGGAAAAACGCCCGGTGAGTGTCGAGCGGCTGGAGGCGGCGCTGGCGCATATCAAGCACAAGCTACGCGCGACCGGCGAGCGCGAGGTCAAGTCCCTGGTGGTTGGAGAGCTGGTGATGGGCGAGCTGCAAAAGCTCGACGAAGTCGCCTATATCCGTTTCGCTTCGGTGTATCGACGCTTCCAGGACCTCAATGAGTTCCGCGAAGAGATCGACCGCCTGGCCCGTGAGCCGGTCAAAAAATGAACCCACCTTCTGCTGAGCAGGCCGTCCTCGACGCCCATTACATGGCCCGCGCCCTCGAACTGGCGCGCAACGGCCTGTACACCACCCATCCCAACCCACGTGTAGGCTGCGTGATTGTGCGCGATGGGCAGATCGTCGGCGAAGGCTGGCATGTGCGTACCGGCGAGCCCCATGCCGAAGTGCATGCCTTGCGCGCTGCCGGCGACAAAGCCCGAGGCGCCACCGCCTACGTCACGCTCGAACCGTGCAGCCACTACGGCCATACCCCGCCGTGCGCGGATGCGCTGGTGAGTGCCGGGGTGGCGCGGGTGGTCGCGGCGATGCAGGACTCCAACCCGGACGTCGCCGGGCGCGGTATGCAGCGTCTGGCCCAGGCCGGCATCGACGTGTACAGCGGTGTGCTCGAAGGGGAAGCGCGGGCCCTCAATAAAGGGTTCCTCAAGCGCATGGAACACGGCCTGCCGTTTGTGCGGGTCAAGCTGGCGATGAGCCTGGACGGTCGCACCGCGATGGCCAGCGGCGAAAGCCAATGGATCACCGGCCCTGCCGCCC
It encodes:
- the nrdR gene encoding transcriptional regulator NrdR — translated: MHCPFCGANDTKVIDSRLVAEGDQVRRRRECLACGERFTTFETAELVLPRLIKSDGSRQPFDEDKLRAGMQRALEKRPVSVERLEAALAHIKHKLRATGEREVKSLVVGELVMGELQKLDEVAYIRFASVYRRFQDLNEFREEIDRLAREPVKK